The proteins below are encoded in one region of Lujinxingia sediminis:
- the acnA gene encoding aconitate hydratase AcnA — protein MTNSDRFGAKTTFETSAGTYTAYRLGALKDKGIGHVDKLPYSIKILLESCLRNFDDHVVTEEHVKALAGYDARDVGEQEIPFNPGRVVLQDFTGVPAVVDLAALRSAMERMGGDVSQVNPLARVDLVIDHSVQVDAFGSAKAIAINAEREFARNQERYEFLKWGQQAFDNFSVVPPETGIVHQVNLEYLADGVLTQEQNGEKVAYPDSLVGTDSHTTMINGLGVMGWGVGGIEAEACMLGQPIYMLIPEVVGFKLTGSLAEGATATDLVLTVTEILRKQGVVGKFVEFYGPGLDELSLSDRATIANMAPEYGATMGFFPVDEKTLEYMELTGRDAETIERVKAYTQFNGLWRNDDAGVVYSQDVSLDLGEVQPSLAGPKRPQDRILLSDMKGEFNLALEKTFGKEPGKTPAVETTFQDETFDLEEGAVVIAAITSCTNTSNPKVMMAAGLLAKKANELGIKAKPWVKTSLAPGSRVVTDYYEKAGVQEHLEAVGFYTVGYGCTTCIGNSGPLPDAIRDSIVKGDLVAASVLSGNRNFEGRISPHTRANYLASPPLVVAYALAGNVNIDIYNDPIAQDRDGNDVYLKDIWPSNQEVDEAIAHAVSKEQFTRQYANVFEGPEAWKTLEAPTGKVYSWSEDSTYIQEPPFFVDMPEDAPAITSITGARVLAKLGQSITTDHISPAGAIAVDSPAGRYLLARGIERGMFNSFGSRRGNDQVMTRGTFGNIRIRNQIAPGTEGGYTTYFGPDETPAGPFDGLNYESDVDPKHGEVCFIYDAAVKYQKHGIPLVVLAGNDYGMGSSRDWAAKGTFLLGVRAVIAESYERIHRSNLIGMGVLPLQFESGQSHESLGLTGEESFDIELSDDLKPLSTVSVKATHPETGATTSFNAKVRIDTPVEVDYYRNGGILHMVLRRLFKGQ, from the coding sequence ATGACGAATTCGGATCGTTTCGGCGCGAAGACTACTTTTGAGACCAGCGCGGGCACCTATACCGCTTACCGCCTCGGGGCTCTCAAGGACAAAGGGATCGGGCACGTCGACAAGCTGCCCTACTCCATCAAGATTTTGCTGGAGAGCTGCCTGCGCAACTTCGACGACCACGTGGTCACCGAGGAGCACGTGAAGGCGTTGGCCGGCTACGACGCCAGAGATGTGGGTGAGCAGGAGATTCCCTTTAATCCGGGGCGCGTGGTGTTGCAGGACTTCACCGGGGTTCCTGCGGTGGTCGACCTGGCGGCGCTGCGCAGCGCGATGGAGCGCATGGGCGGCGACGTCAGCCAGGTCAACCCGCTGGCGCGCGTCGATCTGGTGATCGACCACTCCGTGCAGGTCGACGCCTTCGGTAGCGCGAAAGCCATCGCGATCAACGCCGAGCGCGAATTCGCCCGCAACCAGGAGCGCTACGAGTTTTTGAAGTGGGGCCAGCAGGCCTTCGATAACTTCTCGGTCGTACCGCCGGAGACGGGCATCGTGCACCAGGTCAACCTGGAGTACCTGGCCGACGGCGTGCTCACCCAGGAGCAGAATGGTGAGAAGGTGGCCTACCCCGACTCGCTGGTGGGCACCGACTCGCACACCACCATGATCAACGGTCTGGGCGTGATGGGCTGGGGCGTGGGCGGCATTGAGGCCGAGGCCTGCATGCTCGGTCAGCCCATCTACATGCTGATCCCGGAAGTTGTGGGCTTTAAGCTCACCGGCAGCCTGGCCGAAGGTGCCACGGCCACCGACCTGGTGCTCACGGTCACCGAGATCCTGCGTAAGCAGGGCGTCGTCGGTAAGTTCGTCGAGTTCTACGGCCCGGGTCTTGATGAGCTCAGCCTCTCGGACCGCGCCACCATCGCCAACATGGCGCCGGAGTACGGCGCGACGATGGGCTTCTTCCCGGTCGACGAGAAGACGCTGGAGTACATGGAGCTGACCGGTCGCGACGCCGAGACGATCGAGCGCGTGAAGGCCTACACCCAGTTCAACGGCCTGTGGCGCAATGATGACGCCGGCGTTGTCTACTCCCAGGATGTCAGCCTGGACCTCGGTGAGGTTCAGCCCTCGCTGGCCGGTCCGAAGCGTCCGCAGGACCGCATCCTTCTGAGCGATATGAAGGGTGAGTTCAACCTGGCGCTCGAGAAGACCTTTGGTAAAGAGCCGGGCAAGACGCCGGCGGTGGAGACGACCTTCCAGGATGAGACCTTCGATCTGGAAGAGGGCGCGGTGGTGATCGCGGCGATCACCAGCTGCACCAACACCTCCAACCCCAAGGTCATGATGGCCGCCGGCCTGCTGGCCAAGAAGGCCAACGAGCTGGGCATCAAGGCCAAGCCCTGGGTCAAGACCTCGCTTGCGCCGGGCTCCCGCGTGGTCACCGACTATTACGAGAAAGCCGGTGTTCAGGAGCACCTCGAAGCGGTGGGCTTCTATACGGTGGGCTACGGCTGCACGACCTGCATCGGGAACTCCGGTCCGCTGCCCGACGCCATCCGCGACTCCATCGTCAAGGGTGACCTCGTGGCCGCGTCGGTGCTCAGTGGTAACCGCAACTTTGAGGGGCGCATCAGCCCGCATACCCGCGCTAACTACCTGGCGTCGCCGCCCCTGGTCGTGGCTTACGCGCTGGCGGGTAACGTCAATATCGACATCTACAACGATCCGATCGCTCAGGATCGCGACGGGAATGATGTCTACCTCAAGGACATCTGGCCCTCGAACCAGGAAGTCGACGAGGCCATCGCGCATGCGGTGAGCAAGGAGCAGTTCACCAGGCAGTACGCCAACGTCTTCGAAGGCCCCGAAGCCTGGAAGACGCTGGAGGCACCCACCGGCAAGGTCTACTCCTGGTCGGAAGACTCGACTTACATTCAGGAGCCGCCCTTCTTCGTGGACATGCCCGAAGATGCCCCGGCGATCACCTCGATCACCGGCGCGCGCGTGCTGGCGAAGCTGGGTCAGTCGATCACCACCGACCACATCAGCCCGGCCGGCGCCATCGCTGTGGACAGCCCGGCGGGTCGCTACCTTCTGGCCCGCGGCATTGAGCGCGGCATGTTCAACAGCTTCGGCTCTCGCCGCGGCAACGACCAGGTGATGACGCGCGGAACCTTTGGCAACATCCGCATCCGCAACCAGATCGCGCCGGGCACCGAAGGCGGCTACACCACCTACTTCGGTCCCGACGAGACGCCGGCCGGTCCCTTTGATGGGCTGAACTACGAGAGCGATGTCGATCCGAAGCATGGCGAGGTCTGCTTCATCTACGATGCTGCGGTGAAGTACCAGAAGCACGGCATTCCCCTTGTGGTGCTCGCCGGCAATGACTACGGCATGGGTTCGAGCCGTGACTGGGCCGCCAAGGGCACCTTCCTGCTGGGCGTGCGCGCGGTCATCGCCGAGAGCTACGAGCGTATTCACCGCTCCAACCTCATCGGCATGGGCGTGCTGCCCCTGCAGTTTGAGAGTGGCCAGAGCCACGAGTCGCTCGGGCTGACCGGTGAGGAGAGCTTCGATATTGAGCTCAGCGATGATCTCAAGCCCCTTTCCACCGTGTCGGTGAAGGCGACCCACCCCGAGACCGGTGCAACCACCAGCTTCAACGCCAAGGTGCGCATCGATACCCCGGTGGAGGTCGACTACTACCGCAACGGCGGCATCCTCCACATGGTGCTGCGCCGCCTCTTCAAAGGGCAGTGA
- a CDS encoding OmpA family protein encodes MMALSRTTRWTAGSAALLAALLGVSTTGAAQEAGGFDAQTFQPALSPSAVFSVDGSRTFEHRQIYGGVMFNSASSPLVLEYEDGGREEVISNQIAAHLSAGIGLFDRYQVELALPIYPINWGYDQEREFRKFGVGDLVVRGKAHLLSGADDRFGLAAGLDLSVPTGDQDVYLGSRTVTATPRVMADYRLDTPAGGLLLAANLGARLRGTDDVHDTRIGPNLSYGVGAELEAIAEVLFVGAELYGSAVLTEPARAKSPLEALVGVRWAATETWSFTFAAGGGLVGGIGSAAQRGLIGVSYRTAPETDDEVVSSETIVCEVDAPPGYEGPRDAQGCPMEEEQGCASLSEDWQGAVDDEGCPILDQDGDGIPDSEDACPTEPQDFDGLGGAHGCPVEDVDSDGVLDVDDRCPTEPGLQLHQGCPPPVKKAVREGDEIRILDKVYFQTDKAVILDDSFELLDQVALVLRTNSDIMLIEVAGHTDSRGDADYNMMLSEERAKAVREYLVNQGRIDASRVVARGYGQTQLLIDESTDEAHAANRRVEFRILEQGSEDAVSPELPAAP; translated from the coding sequence ATGATGGCGTTGAGTCGAACGACGAGGTGGACGGCAGGGAGCGCGGCGCTGCTGGCAGCGCTGTTGGGGGTGAGCACGACCGGGGCCGCTCAGGAAGCGGGCGGGTTTGACGCGCAGACCTTTCAGCCAGCGCTGAGCCCCTCGGCGGTCTTTTCGGTCGATGGCTCGCGCACCTTTGAGCATCGCCAGATATACGGCGGCGTGATGTTCAACTCGGCCAGTAGTCCTCTGGTTCTTGAGTATGAAGACGGCGGTAGGGAAGAGGTGATCTCCAATCAGATCGCCGCGCACCTGAGCGCGGGCATCGGGCTTTTTGACCGTTATCAGGTCGAGCTTGCGCTGCCTATTTACCCCATAAACTGGGGCTACGATCAGGAGCGGGAGTTTCGAAAATTTGGGGTAGGGGATCTGGTGGTCCGAGGCAAAGCGCATCTTCTGAGCGGGGCTGACGATCGTTTCGGTCTGGCCGCCGGGTTGGATTTGAGCGTTCCGACGGGCGACCAGGATGTGTACCTGGGCTCGCGCACCGTCACGGCGACCCCGCGGGTGATGGCTGATTATCGCCTGGATACGCCGGCTGGCGGGCTTTTGCTCGCTGCAAACCTGGGCGCGCGCCTGCGCGGCACCGATGACGTCCACGATACGCGTATTGGCCCCAACCTAAGCTACGGGGTGGGCGCGGAGCTTGAGGCGATCGCCGAGGTGCTCTTTGTAGGGGCGGAGCTTTATGGCTCGGCGGTGCTCACTGAGCCGGCCCGAGCGAAGTCGCCGCTGGAGGCGCTGGTCGGTGTGCGTTGGGCCGCCACAGAGACCTGGTCATTCACCTTCGCGGCCGGCGGCGGTCTGGTCGGCGGGATCGGAAGTGCGGCACAACGCGGGTTGATCGGCGTGAGCTACCGGACTGCACCAGAAACCGACGATGAGGTTGTATCCAGCGAAACCATCGTCTGTGAGGTCGATGCACCGCCCGGCTATGAGGGCCCCCGTGATGCGCAGGGATGCCCGATGGAGGAAGAGCAGGGCTGTGCCAGCCTCAGCGAGGACTGGCAGGGGGCCGTCGATGACGAGGGCTGCCCCATCCTCGATCAGGACGGCGATGGCATCCCCGACAGTGAAGATGCCTGCCCCACCGAGCCTCAAGACTTCGATGGGTTGGGGGGAGCCCATGGCTGTCCGGTTGAAGACGTCGACAGCGACGGCGTTCTCGATGTTGACGATCGCTGCCCCACCGAGCCCGGATTACAGCTGCACCAGGGTTGCCCCCCGCCGGTGAAGAAGGCGGTGCGCGAGGGCGATGAAATCCGCATTCTCGACAAGGTTTATTTTCAGACCGACAAAGCAGTTATCCTCGACGATTCCTTTGAGCTTCTCGATCAGGTCGCGTTGGTCCTGCGCACCAACTCCGACATCATGCTGATCGAGGTCGCAGGCCACACCGATAGCCGTGGTGACGCTGACTACAACATGATGCTCTCGGAGGAGCGCGCTAAAGCGGTGCGCGAGTACCTGGTCAATCAGGGGCGGATCGATGCTTCGCGGGTGGTCGCCCGCGGCTATGGTCAGACCCAGCTGCTGATTGACGAAAGCACCGACGAGGCCCACGCGGCCAATCGCCGCGTGGAGTTCCGCATCCTGGAGCAGGGCAGCGAGGATGCGGTGAGCCCCGAGCTCCCCGCCGCTCCTTAA
- a CDS encoding pyruvate carboxylase has translation MAREIRNVLAANRGEIAVRIFRACTELGIATTAIYSAEDRLAIHRYKADRAYQIGEEGKPVEAYLDGDAIIELALAKGVDAIHPGYGFLSENADFAQKVIEAGLVWIGPPPEVMRALGDKLAAREVARRAGVPVVPGSGGAVQSEEEALKAAASIGYPLLVKAAHGGGGRGMRVVNKESELVEAVRSARSESQAAFGSPAVFLERYVVNPRHIEVQLLGDTHGNVVHLFERDCSVQRRMQKIVELAPAPNLAEEVREKLYAYSLRLAEEVGYSSAGTVEFLVEEREGGFEIYFIEVNTRIQVEHTVTEMITGRDLIQAMIRVAEGAQLSDASIGIEGQEAIERKGQAIQARVTTEDPERNFAPDSGRIITYRSAAGHGIRLDAGVGGSGSEVLPFYDSMLVKVSAWGQDLGEAARRLDRSLAEFRIRGVKTNLPFLQRVVRHEQFLAGATHTRFIDETPELFVYAPRRDRGTKALMALGDITVNGPPGSTTRFSRPQPLIVPKAPKVKGKPPTSPAYAVFEQEGAEGLSKWIRNQETLLVTDTTFRDAHQSLLATRVRTNDLLEIAPATAHMLPGLFSYEMWGGATFDVCMRFLQEDPWERLARMRQAIPGGLFQMLLRGANAVGYTNYPDNVVRAFVQEAAQAGVDVFRVFDALNYVPNMELAMEEVARAGKIVEASICYTGDVLDPDETKYTLDYYTNLAKELARRGAHILNIKDMAGLLKPYSAKVLVEALKEAVDLPIHLHTHDTSGNGVAMYLMAAQAGVDVVDCALSSMAGLTSQPSLNAVVSALEGQARRPDLDSQALERLSEHWELLREIYYPFESGLKSSTTDVYNHEIPGGQYSNLRPRAIQLGLGERWTEVKQTYRRVNQEMGNIVKVTPTSKVVADFAMFLVQNDLSFEAIYEMAERGEDIDFPQSVIDFFYGNMGQPYGGFPEKLQSIVLKGRKPLTGRAGEGMADYDWGAKEDELRELLGREPTRREAISYALYPKVFAGFARTIQEFGEYRILETVPFLYGMEVGDETMVELEEGKTLVIELKAISDVRDDGTRRVYFELNGQPRDVAIIDASAELSSGARPKADKSKPGEVGAPMQGKVLTIAVSVGDTVSRGDTLLSTEAMKMETNITSPVDGTITAIEVSEGDSVAAGDRVVLIEPKS, from the coding sequence ATGGCGAGAGAGATTCGGAATGTGTTGGCGGCGAACCGTGGCGAGATCGCGGTTCGAATCTTTCGGGCGTGCACGGAGCTGGGGATCGCGACGACGGCGATTTACAGCGCGGAGGATCGGCTGGCGATCCACCGCTACAAGGCTGATCGGGCCTATCAGATTGGCGAGGAAGGCAAGCCGGTGGAGGCGTACCTGGACGGGGACGCGATCATTGAGCTGGCGCTGGCCAAGGGAGTCGACGCGATTCACCCGGGCTACGGGTTTTTGAGCGAGAACGCCGATTTTGCGCAGAAGGTGATCGAGGCGGGGCTGGTGTGGATCGGTCCGCCGCCGGAGGTGATGCGGGCGCTGGGCGACAAGCTGGCCGCGCGGGAGGTGGCAAGGCGCGCCGGGGTGCCGGTGGTGCCCGGAAGTGGCGGGGCGGTGCAGAGCGAGGAGGAGGCCCTGAAGGCCGCGGCCAGCATTGGCTATCCGCTCCTTGTGAAGGCGGCTCACGGCGGGGGCGGCCGCGGGATGCGCGTGGTGAACAAAGAGAGCGAGCTTGTGGAGGCGGTGCGCTCGGCGCGCAGCGAGTCACAGGCGGCCTTTGGCAGCCCGGCGGTCTTTTTGGAGCGCTATGTGGTCAACCCGCGCCATATCGAGGTGCAGCTCTTAGGCGATACCCACGGAAACGTGGTGCATCTCTTTGAGCGGGACTGTTCGGTGCAGCGCCGCATGCAGAAGATCGTGGAGCTGGCGCCGGCGCCCAACCTGGCCGAGGAGGTGCGTGAGAAGCTCTACGCCTACAGCCTGCGCCTGGCCGAGGAGGTGGGCTACAGCAGCGCGGGCACCGTGGAGTTTCTGGTCGAGGAGCGCGAGGGCGGCTTTGAGATCTACTTCATTGAGGTCAACACCCGCATTCAGGTGGAGCATACGGTCACCGAGATGATCACCGGGCGAGACCTGATTCAGGCGATGATCCGGGTGGCCGAGGGCGCGCAGTTGAGTGATGCGAGCATCGGCATTGAGGGGCAGGAGGCCATTGAGCGCAAAGGACAGGCGATTCAGGCGCGGGTGACCACCGAGGATCCGGAGCGAAACTTCGCGCCCGACTCCGGGCGAATCATCACCTACCGCTCGGCGGCCGGCCACGGCATTCGTCTGGACGCCGGGGTGGGGGGCTCGGGCTCGGAGGTGCTGCCCTTCTACGACTCGATGCTCGTCAAAGTCTCGGCCTGGGGGCAGGACCTGGGGGAGGCGGCGCGGCGTCTGGATCGCAGCCTGGCGGAGTTTCGCATTCGCGGGGTGAAGACCAACCTCCCCTTCCTTCAGCGGGTGGTGCGTCACGAGCAGTTTTTGGCCGGGGCCACGCATACGCGCTTTATCGACGAGACGCCGGAGCTCTTTGTGTACGCCCCGCGGCGCGACCGGGGAACCAAGGCCCTGATGGCGCTGGGCGATATCACGGTCAACGGACCTCCCGGGAGCACCACGCGTTTTAGCAGGCCGCAACCGCTGATCGTGCCGAAGGCGCCGAAGGTCAAAGGCAAGCCGCCCACGAGCCCCGCCTACGCGGTCTTTGAGCAGGAGGGGGCCGAGGGGCTCTCCAAATGGATCCGCAACCAGGAGACGCTGCTCGTCACCGACACGACCTTCCGCGACGCCCACCAGTCGCTGCTGGCCACGCGGGTGCGCACCAACGACTTGCTGGAGATCGCACCGGCAACCGCCCACATGCTCCCGGGCCTCTTCTCGTATGAGATGTGGGGCGGAGCGACCTTTGATGTGTGCATGCGCTTTCTGCAGGAAGATCCCTGGGAGCGGCTCGCGCGTATGCGCCAGGCCATCCCCGGGGGGCTCTTTCAGATGCTGCTGCGCGGAGCCAACGCGGTGGGCTACACCAACTACCCGGACAACGTGGTGCGCGCCTTCGTGCAAGAGGCCGCCCAGGCCGGCGTGGACGTCTTTCGGGTCTTCGATGCGCTCAACTACGTGCCCAATATGGAGCTGGCGATGGAGGAGGTCGCCCGCGCCGGCAAGATCGTGGAAGCCTCGATCTGCTACACGGGTGACGTGCTCGATCCTGACGAGACCAAATACACGCTCGACTACTACACGAACCTCGCAAAAGAGCTCGCCCGACGCGGGGCGCATATCCTTAACATCAAGGATATGGCCGGTTTGCTCAAACCCTACTCGGCGAAAGTGCTGGTGGAGGCGCTCAAAGAGGCCGTCGATCTGCCGATTCACCTGCATACCCACGACACCTCCGGCAACGGGGTGGCGATGTATTTGATGGCCGCCCAGGCCGGCGTCGATGTGGTGGATTGCGCGCTGAGCTCGATGGCCGGTCTGACCAGTCAGCCTTCGCTTAACGCGGTGGTCAGCGCGCTGGAGGGTCAGGCGCGCCGCCCCGATCTCGACAGCCAGGCGTTGGAGCGCCTCTCGGAGCATTGGGAGCTCTTGCGTGAGATTTACTACCCCTTTGAGTCGGGGCTCAAATCCTCGACGACGGACGTCTACAACCACGAGATCCCCGGGGGCCAGTACTCCAACCTGCGGCCGCGGGCGATTCAGCTCGGGCTTGGCGAGCGCTGGACCGAGGTCAAGCAGACCTACCGCCGGGTCAACCAGGAGATGGGCAACATCGTCAAGGTCACGCCGACCAGTAAGGTGGTGGCCGACTTTGCGATGTTCCTCGTGCAGAACGACCTGAGCTTTGAGGCGATCTATGAGATGGCCGAGCGCGGCGAAGACATCGACTTCCCGCAGTCGGTCATTGACTTCTTCTACGGCAATATGGGCCAGCCCTACGGGGGCTTCCCTGAGAAGCTGCAGTCGATCGTGCTCAAGGGCCGTAAACCCTTAACCGGCCGGGCCGGCGAGGGCATGGCGGATTATGACTGGGGCGCGAAGGAGGATGAGCTGCGCGAGCTTCTGGGTCGAGAGCCCACGCGCCGCGAGGCGATCAGCTACGCGCTCTACCCGAAGGTCTTTGCCGGGTTTGCGCGCACGATCCAGGAGTTTGGTGAGTACCGAATTCTGGAGACGGTGCCCTTCCTCTACGGCATGGAGGTCGGCGACGAGACGATGGTGGAGCTTGAGGAGGGCAAGACCCTCGTCATCGAGCTCAAGGCCATCAGCGATGTGCGCGATGACGGTACTCGCCGCGTCTACTTTGAGCTCAACGGGCAGCCGCGGGATGTGGCGATCATCGACGCGTCGGCGGAGCTCAGCTCCGGGGCGCGGCCCAAAGCCGACAAGTCAAAGCCCGGTGAGGTCGGGGCGCCGATGCAGGGTAAAGTGCTCACCATCGCGGTGAGTGTGGGCGATACGGTCAGCCGCGGCGACACGTTGCTTTCCACGGAAGCGATGAAGATGGAGACGAACATCACCAGCCCGGTCGACGGGACGATCACGGCGATCGAGGTGAGTGAAGGTGATTCGGTGGCCGCCGGCGACCGCGTCGTGCTCATTGAGCCGAAGAGCTAA
- a CDS encoding LysR family transcriptional regulator: MISIDYAYHPDIDRHPPRRSPFRLAGDVFTPRRTMELSHLRTFLMLANEGHMTRAAARLHLTQPAVSAQLARLEESLGQRLFDRTSSGLVLTQSGETFLPYAQEALSRLEDARSALDQLSGLQRGALAIGGGATATTFLLPPLLARFHEANPAIRFFVREQPSQSVVEDVLSGVLDLGVVTLPVRQPSGDTGAGKLHVEQWIDDELRLLVPPRFELSRQNDFGWEDLAGVPLVLFEAGSAVRNLIDARILEAGVDADIVMELRSIESLKQMVAQGIGAAFVSQHALTGSEHGLMARANPLKRTLAVCYRSDRTLPAAAQAFVDLMRQSSLLARSEAPPSRPRGSTPG; this comes from the coding sequence ATGATTTCGATTGATTATGCTTATCACCCCGACATCGATCGTCATCCGCCACGACGCTCGCCCTTTCGCCTGGCCGGGGACGTCTTCACTCCGAGGAGAACGATGGAGCTGAGCCATTTACGCACCTTTTTAATGTTGGCAAACGAAGGCCACATGACCCGCGCGGCCGCCCGCCTGCACCTGACCCAGCCGGCGGTCAGCGCGCAGCTCGCGCGCCTGGAGGAGTCCCTGGGCCAGCGCCTCTTCGACCGCACCTCTTCGGGGCTTGTGCTCACGCAGTCTGGCGAAACCTTTTTGCCCTACGCGCAGGAGGCGCTCTCTCGCCTGGAGGACGCCCGAAGCGCGCTGGATCAGCTCAGCGGGCTGCAACGCGGCGCCCTCGCGATCGGGGGCGGAGCCACGGCGACGACCTTTCTGCTACCGCCCTTGCTGGCGAGGTTTCATGAGGCCAACCCGGCGATTCGCTTCTTCGTGCGCGAACAACCCTCCCAGTCGGTGGTCGAAGATGTGCTCTCCGGGGTGCTCGATCTGGGGGTGGTGACCCTGCCGGTGCGTCAGCCCAGCGGTGATACCGGCGCCGGCAAGCTGCACGTCGAGCAATGGATCGACGATGAGCTTCGCCTGCTCGTGCCACCCCGATTCGAACTCAGCCGCCAGAACGACTTTGGCTGGGAAGACCTGGCCGGCGTCCCCCTCGTGCTCTTTGAGGCGGGCTCCGCGGTGCGAAACCTCATCGACGCGCGCATCCTGGAGGCCGGCGTCGACGCTGACATCGTCATGGAGTTGCGCTCCATCGAGTCGCTCAAACAGATGGTCGCCCAGGGCATCGGCGCTGCCTTTGTCAGCCAGCACGCGCTCACCGGCAGCGAGCACGGGTTGATGGCCAGGGCCAACCCTCTCAAACGCACACTCGCCGTATGCTACCGCAGCGATCGCACGCTACCGGCAGCCGCCCAGGCCTTTGTGGACCTGATGCGCCAGAGCAGTCTGCTGGCACGAAGCGAAGCTCCCCCCTCCAGACCCCGGGGGTCGACTCCCGGTTAA